From one Pontibacillus sp. HMF3514 genomic stretch:
- the treC gene encoding alpha,alpha-phosphotrehalase, whose amino-acid sequence MTQQPWWKKSVVYQIYPKSFNDTTGNGTGDIQGIIQKLDYLNELGVDVVWLTPIYKSPQRDNGYDISDYFDIHEEYGTMEDFDELLEEAHKRDIKIIMDIVVNHTSTEHEWFQESKKSKDNPYRDYYIWKDPVDGQEPTNWQSKFGGNAWAYDAETGQYYLHLFDVTQADLNWENEAVRKSVYDMMHFWLQKGVDGFRLDVINLISKDQAFPNDYTGDGRKFYTDGPRVHEFMHEMNQNVFSQYKMMTVGEMSSTTIDDCVKYTHPERQELDQTFSFHHLKVDYPNGEKWVKADFDFQQLKDVLTEWQVGMQQGGGWNALFWCNHDQPRVVSRFGDDENYPKESAKMLATTIHMMRGTPYIYQGEEFGMTNPKFNRIGDYRDVESLNMYDIMKQEGKSEEEILEILKQKSRDNSRTPMQWNNQKHAGFTSSTPWIPVAANADEVNAQNAIEDQDSAFYHYQKLIQLRKKYDIMTTGDYELILDDHDSIFSYVRNGDGEKLLVINNFYGTETQFTLPDHVDVDGMKSEILISNYEDSPEEFKSISLRPYESIVYYLTK is encoded by the coding sequence ATGACACAACAACCATGGTGGAAAAAATCAGTCGTTTATCAAATCTATCCGAAGAGTTTTAATGATACAACAGGAAACGGTACAGGAGACATCCAAGGAATCATTCAAAAGCTTGATTATCTAAATGAACTTGGTGTGGATGTTGTATGGCTCACTCCAATTTATAAATCCCCTCAACGAGATAATGGCTATGACATTAGTGATTACTTCGATATTCACGAAGAGTATGGAACAATGGAAGATTTCGATGAGCTATTAGAAGAAGCTCACAAACGTGATATTAAAATTATCATGGACATCGTTGTGAACCACACCTCCACAGAGCATGAATGGTTCCAGGAATCCAAGAAATCGAAAGACAACCCTTATCGTGACTATTACATTTGGAAAGATCCAGTCGATGGTCAAGAACCGACGAACTGGCAATCCAAATTCGGCGGAAATGCTTGGGCATATGATGCTGAAACAGGCCAATATTATTTACACTTGTTCGATGTAACGCAGGCTGACTTAAACTGGGAAAACGAAGCGGTTCGTAAAAGTGTATATGACATGATGCACTTTTGGTTACAAAAAGGCGTGGATGGTTTCCGTCTAGACGTTATTAACTTAATTTCAAAAGATCAGGCTTTCCCGAACGATTATACAGGAGACGGTCGTAAGTTCTATACAGATGGGCCACGTGTTCATGAATTCATGCATGAAATGAACCAGAACGTATTCTCTCAATACAAGATGATGACTGTTGGTGAAATGTCTTCTACAACCATTGATGATTGTGTGAAATACACCCATCCTGAACGTCAGGAATTAGACCAAACCTTTAGCTTCCACCATCTAAAAGTTGACTATCCGAATGGTGAAAAATGGGTGAAAGCAGATTTTGATTTTCAACAGTTGAAAGACGTTCTTACAGAATGGCAAGTGGGGATGCAGCAAGGCGGAGGTTGGAATGCTTTATTCTGGTGTAACCACGACCAGCCACGTGTTGTATCTCGTTTCGGTGACGATGAAAACTACCCAAAAGAGTCCGCTAAAATGTTAGCCACAACGATTCACATGATGCGCGGTACTCCTTACATTTATCAAGGTGAAGAGTTTGGGATGACAAATCCTAAGTTCAATCGTATTGGGGATTATCGTGACGTGGAATCCTTGAATATGTACGATATCATGAAACAAGAAGGAAAATCTGAGGAAGAAATTCTGGAGATTTTAAAGCAAAAGTCTCGTGATAACTCCCGTACGCCAATGCAGTGGAATAACCAGAAACACGCTGGATTCACATCAAGCACACCATGGATCCCTGTAGCTGCTAATGCTGATGAAGTAAACGCTCAAAACGCAATAGAAGATCAAGATTCAGCTTTTTATCATTATCAAAAGCTCATTCAACTTCGTAAAAAATATGATATCATGACAACAGGAGATTACGAACTTATTCTGGACGACCATGACTCCATCTTTTCTTATGTAAGAAATGGGGATGGCGAGAAGCTACTTGTGATCAATAACTTCTATGGTACTGAAACACAATTCACATTACCAGATCATGTAGATGTAGATGGCATGAAATCCGAAATTCTTATTTCAAACTATGAGGATTCTCCAGAAGAATTTAAATCCATCTCGTTGCGTCCGTATGAGTCCATCGTCTATTATTTAACGAAGTAA
- a CDS encoding DMT family transporter: MNWIMMILVFCGGLAVAIQSAINGNLGQKIGVFEGAFVSFLVGTVTLFLIMLFFGRGNIVDAFQVPKWQLLGGVLGSFFVSSMVLAVPRVGVGAALFTVIVAQLTMSSLIDHFGWLGMKQIPLDWNRLAGLGLMIVAIILYTRR, translated from the coding sequence ATGAACTGGATTATGATGATCCTTGTTTTCTGTGGTGGGCTAGCTGTAGCGATACAGTCCGCAATTAATGGAAACCTTGGACAAAAAATTGGTGTATTTGAAGGGGCTTTTGTATCCTTTTTAGTCGGTACAGTGACCTTATTTTTAATCATGCTATTCTTTGGGCGAGGGAATATCGTGGATGCCTTTCAAGTACCAAAGTGGCAGTTACTTGGGGGAGTGTTAGGATCATTTTTCGTATCCTCCATGGTCCTTGCAGTGCCAAGGGTCGGTGTAGGCGCTGCACTATTTACAGTGATTGTAGCTCAATTAACGATGAGCTCTCTCATAGATCATTTTGGCTGGCTTGGAATGAAGCAAATTCCACTTGATTGGAATCGGCTGGCTGGGTTAGGTTTAATGATTGTAGCTATAATTTTATACACGAGACGTTAA
- the treP gene encoding PTS system trehalose-specific EIIBC component, whose protein sequence is MNLKKEAKAILDAIGGQENIQAATHCVTRLRLSLHDESKVNQEELEKLESVKGSYTTNGQFQIVIGQGTVDKVYKEMTALGVGEASKDDVKSASAEKMNPLQKAIKTLADIFIPILPAIVTAGLLMGIYNILGGTGIFFDEKSLIEVYPQWADLANMINLIANTAFVFLPGLIGWSAVKKFGGNPLLGIVLGLMLVHPDLLNAWSYGEAVKNNNVPTWDLFGLTIEKIGYQGQVLPVLLASYVLAKIDVFLRNRIPDSIQLLFVGPIALLVTGFLTFIAIGPLMFGLGNLITDGLVAVFDQFAALGGFIYGALYPLLVVTGMHHTFLAVDIQLIGNTGTTFLWPILALSNISQGSAALGVMVATKDDNLKGLSGSSGVSAYLGITEPALFGVNLRYKFPFIAALVSSAIAATVITVMNVQASSIGVGGVPGIFSILPQDWLWFLVGMAIVLVLPFVVTFLIAKRKKI, encoded by the coding sequence ATGAACTTGAAAAAAGAGGCGAAGGCTATTTTAGATGCAATCGGTGGTCAAGAAAATATACAAGCGGCCACGCATTGCGTAACTCGTTTACGTTTATCATTACATGATGAGAGCAAAGTGAATCAAGAAGAGCTCGAGAAGCTCGAGTCCGTTAAAGGTTCATACACTACAAATGGACAGTTCCAAATTGTGATTGGACAAGGAACCGTAGATAAGGTTTATAAAGAAATGACAGCACTAGGCGTTGGAGAAGCATCCAAAGACGATGTGAAAAGTGCTTCTGCAGAAAAAATGAATCCGCTTCAAAAAGCGATTAAAACATTAGCAGATATTTTCATTCCGATTCTTCCTGCAATCGTTACGGCAGGTTTACTTATGGGGATATACAACATCCTCGGTGGAACAGGTATTTTCTTTGATGAGAAATCATTAATTGAGGTTTATCCACAATGGGCTGACCTTGCGAATATGATTAACCTTATTGCCAATACGGCGTTCGTATTCTTACCGGGACTCATTGGTTGGTCAGCTGTTAAGAAGTTCGGTGGTAATCCGTTACTCGGTATTGTACTCGGACTTATGCTCGTTCACCCAGACCTTCTAAATGCTTGGTCTTATGGTGAAGCGGTAAAAAACAATAACGTTCCAACATGGGATTTATTTGGCTTAACAATTGAAAAGATTGGTTATCAAGGACAAGTACTACCTGTATTATTAGCATCTTATGTATTAGCGAAAATCGATGTTTTCCTACGTAATCGTATTCCAGATTCTATTCAGCTATTATTCGTTGGACCTATTGCTTTACTTGTAACTGGTTTCCTAACATTTATTGCAATTGGACCACTTATGTTTGGTCTAGGTAACTTAATTACAGATGGTCTAGTTGCCGTGTTCGATCAGTTCGCAGCTCTAGGTGGATTCATTTATGGTGCCCTTTATCCATTACTTGTTGTAACGGGAATGCACCATACGTTCCTAGCTGTTGATATTCAGCTAATCGGTAACACAGGTACAACATTCTTATGGCCGATCCTTGCGCTATCTAACATTTCTCAAGGATCTGCAGCATTAGGTGTTATGGTGGCTACAAAGGACGACAACCTTAAAGGACTTTCTGGTTCTTCTGGTGTTTCTGCCTATCTTGGAATTACAGAGCCTGCTTTATTCGGTGTTAACTTACGCTACAAGTTCCCATTCATTGCAGCGCTTGTATCCTCTGCCATTGCAGCTACTGTAATCACGGTTATGAATGTACAAGCTTCATCCATTGGAGTAGGAGGAGTACCTGGAATCTTCTCCATCTTGCCTCAAGACTGGCTTTGGTTCCTAGTTGGTATGGCAATCGTATTGGTATTACCATTTGTCGTTACATTCCTAATCGCGAAACGTAAAAAAATATAA
- the treR gene encoding trehalose operon repressor produces the protein MKQNKFLTIYHELVEAIKNGEYPAQSTLPSENELTDLYQTSRETIRKALNLLSQNGFIQKVRGKGSVVLDQNKFDFPVSGLVSFKELADSMGEKPKTTVHELSLSHPNDMVQQAMNLDENSLVWHVSRIRNIGGNDVILDKDYIIYDLVPKLTKEICEDSIYAYLEGELGLNISFAKKEITAEDPTEEDRNLLDLEGFSTIVVIKNYVYLNDATLFQFTESRHRPDKFRFVDFARR, from the coding sequence GTGAAACAGAACAAGTTTTTAACCATATATCATGAGCTTGTAGAAGCGATCAAAAATGGAGAGTACCCAGCTCAATCAACTCTGCCTTCTGAGAATGAGTTGACTGATCTTTACCAAACTTCAAGAGAAACGATTCGTAAGGCACTGAACCTGCTCTCTCAAAACGGTTTTATCCAAAAGGTTAGAGGAAAGGGATCCGTTGTTTTAGATCAAAATAAATTTGATTTTCCTGTATCGGGATTGGTGAGTTTTAAAGAACTAGCTGATTCGATGGGGGAGAAGCCAAAAACAACGGTTCACGAGTTATCCTTGTCCCATCCAAATGACATGGTGCAACAAGCCATGAACCTTGATGAAAATAGCCTTGTGTGGCATGTGTCCCGCATTCGAAACATCGGCGGAAATGATGTCATTTTGGATAAAGACTATATTATTTATGATCTAGTTCCTAAGCTTACGAAGGAGATTTGTGAAGATTCCATCTATGCCTATCTAGAAGGTGAGCTGGGGTTAAATATTTCATTTGCTAAAAAAGAAATTACAGCAGAGGACCCAACTGAAGAAGACCGTAACTTACTTGATTTAGAGGGATTCTCAACGATTGTGGTTATTAAAAACTACGTGTATTTAAATGATGCGACGCTCTTTCAATTTACTGAATCCAGACACCGACCTGATAAATTCCGATTTGTTGATTTTGCTCGTCGCTAA